A region from the Macrobrachium nipponense isolate FS-2020 chromosome 47, ASM1510439v2, whole genome shotgun sequence genome encodes:
- the LOC135204474 gene encoding uncharacterized protein LOC135204474 (The sequence of the model RefSeq protein was modified relative to this genomic sequence to represent the inferred CDS: added 36 bases not found in genome assembly) — protein MAAAASSIDIDQEFSDLECNICRNEYNEDHCPRILHCSHTFCSRCIDGLISAGKKECPICRENFTADSAQDVTINRSLLNVIGQLSSMHLGLKIEPKETKRSIVESTKHLIKKSAKQSIADYQATEAEAMDLLTSFSEMKAVFLGANEDIEEFKKTIEKLKLLNEQKVGNIDQCAELLGNKLELMLQGVEDIKVLEAKVTSVVDFASNGLLLDETGDTVDGFQGKIMELQDLVQKNKRDRENFQKEILKMRARFRNLSVNIEERIPADSREIFVVMTFRGKLRMAPVKIESNNELYMNHLQEGVLPLRCSVIKLECLMPGGSPPSLSPSPPPRAFLDLAYESTPLGRVIIRVNENGILALNFLYMCAGGMGSYYANSQVLRVNRMGEEGENVLMGEYVTQGGGGGGKSTQAVLLSREDWQRESQLRNCKLTTMQAGEVRGIIPYEEASQFWIVTRDHPRWRGGYCFGEVAEGLDVLVDAILKYPDITQVKVANCGLIL, from the exons gaaTTCAGTGACCTGGAGTGTAACATCTGCAGGAATGAGTACAATGAAGATCACTGCCCAAGGATTCTTCATTGTTCTCACACATTCTGCAGCCGTTGCATTGACGGGCTCATCTCGGCTGGTAAGAAAGAATGTCCTATCTGCAGGGAGAACTTCACTGCCGATTCTGCACAAGACGTGACAATTAACAGAAGCCTCCTAAATGTTATAGGGCAACTTTCATCCATGCACCTAGGATTAAAGATTGAACCCAAAGAGACAAAGAGATCCATTGTAGAGTCTACTAAACATCTCATCAAGAAATCTGCAAAGCAAAGCATTGCTGACTATCAGGCAACAGAGGCTGAGGCGATGGACCTCCTTACGAGCTTCAGCGAGATGAAAGCTGTCTTTCTCGGAGCTAATGAAGACATTGAGGAATTCAAGAAGACGATTGAGAAGCTAAAGCttttaaatgaacaaaaagttgGAAATATTGATCAATGCGCTGAACTCCTGGGGAATAAGTTGGAGCTTATGCTTCAAGGTGTAGAGGACATCAAGGTTTTAGAGGCTAAAGTGACATCTGTTGTTGACTTTGCCTCAAATGGACTTCTTCTCGATGAAACAGGAGACACTGTGGATGGCTTCCAGGGAAAGATAATGGAACTGCAGGATCTCGTTCAGAAGAACAAGCGGGACAGAGAAAACTTCCAGAAG GAAATTCTCAAGATGAGAGCAAGGTTCAGGAATTTATCAGTCAATATAGAGGAAAGGATTCCAGCAGACTCTCGTGAGATCTTCGTTGTGATGACCTTCCGAGGGAAACTCAGGATGGCTCCAGTCAAGATTGAGTCCAACAATGAACTATATATGAACCATCTTCAGGAAGGGGTTCTCCCACTAAGATGTTCTGTCATAAAG CTCGAGTGCTTGATGCCAGGGGGGTCTCctccttccctttccccttctcCCCCTCCAAGGGCGTTCCTGGATCTCGCATATGAATCCACACCCCTGGGGAGGGTCATCATCAGGGTCAATGAGAACGGCATTTTGGCTCTCAACTTCCTGTACATGTGTGCAGGGGGGATGGGATCCTATTATGCCAACTCTCAGGTCTTACGTGTGAATAGGATGGGTGAGGAAGGTGAAAACGTCCTCATGGGTGAATATGTGAcccagggaggaggaggaggaggcaaatcAACTCAAGCAGTGTTGTTATCGAGGGAGGACTGGCAGAGGGAGAGTCAGCTGAGGAACTGTAAATTGACGACAATGCAGGCGGGAGAAGTGAGGGGAATCATCCCATATGAAGAAGCTTCACAGTTTTGGATTGTCACCAGAGATCATCCCAGATGGAGAGGAGGATATTGCTTTGGGGAGGTGGCAGAAGGACTGGATGTCCTGGTAGATGCCATCTTGAAGTATCCAGACATTACACAGGTCAAAGTGGCCAACTGTGGCCTCATTCTGTGA